Sequence from the Aerococcus tenax genome:
TCATATGAATAGCAGAAATTGCAGATATTAACTTATCAGCTGACAACATAGTTTGGCCGTTTTCAAACTTGGATAACTGTGCTTGTGATAGCTGACTACTTGTCACATCTTTCATTTTCAGTCCTCTAGCTAATCGTAATTCTCTAAACAGTTCCCCCAAATGATGTGAATCTAATTTTGTCAAATAAGCGTTCTCCTTTCTAACTCACCCTATCAATATAATTAATAAAGTTTTAAAATAACTGTATTTGTACTAGCCCCACCACAATTTAATCAAGGCTTGGATCCCATCATCTTCACTAAATTGATGGGTCAATTTTTGATAGAGGTCATAGGCCAGTTGGGTTCCGGGAAGTTTGAGCTCTTCTTTTTCAGCGACTTCAAGGGCAATTCTTAGGTCCTTGATAAAGTGTTTAACGAAGAAGCCTGGACTATAGTCATTTTTAAGAATACGGGGGCCATATTGGGCCAGGGAGAAATTCGCAGCTGCTCCACTGTTCAAGGTTTGAATCACTTGGTCCAAGTTCAAGTTATTATTTTTCGCATAGGCCAGTGCCTCACACATCCCAGTCATGGTTCCAGCAATCATGATTTGATTAGCCATCTTAGCGTCTTGCCCCTTACCCGCAGGTCCAAAGTACTCTATCTGTTGGCAAAAACTTACTAAAACGGGTTTGATTTGAGCTAAAATTTCTTCATCTCCGCCAACTAAAGTCGTTAAGCGCCCTTCTTGGGCTCCAATGTCCCCGCCCGTTACCGGCGCATCTAAAACACTCACGCCAAGTTCTTTTCCCTCTCGGTAAAGTTTAGCCGCTAGACTTGGACTAGAAGTAGTCATTTCGACAAAGATTTGCCCGGACCGGCAAGCTGAAAAGAGCCCTGCTTCTCCTAGGTAAACATCCTCGACATCGTGGGGATAACCTAAAATAGTGAACACTAAATCAGATTGTTCAGCGATCTGACTCGGGGAATCAAGCCACTGAGCCCCCAAGTCAATTAAGGGCTGGGCCTTTTTTGCAGTTCGATTGTAAACATTAAGGGAATAACCTGCTTGGATTAAATGACTGGCCATCGATTTTCCCATAACACCTAAGCCGATAAAACCGATTTTCATCTGACAACACCCTTTCTCCTAACAATGATTTTATTCTATTAATAGTTTACCATTGACTTGATATTTTAGCTCCTGCCTTGGCCGATTGTATGTAATAAGTCAATTCTTTGATTTTATTGTATATTTTTGATAAGGTTAATATATTCAAGAACAAATTGACAAAACATTTCGACAAAGGAGACGATGGAATGAATGAAAATCAACAAGGCGTAAAATGGGGCGAACTTATTGTAGGAATTATTTTTATTATCCTGGCCATTATTAGTTTTAGAAATCCGGGAGTAAGCTTAGTAAGCTTAATTTACTTTTATGCAGCCGGAGCGATTGTTTCTGGGATCGTGAACCTCTATACTCGCCATCAATTACGCCAAGTTAGTGACCAAAACTATACAGTCATGTTAATTGTGGGAATTTTGAATTTAATTATCGGGGTTATTTTATTTTTCAATGTGGAAATCGGTTTCCTAACCATTCCTTTCCTAGTAGCCATTTGGTTTATTTCTGAAGGAATCGGACTTCTAACTTCCAGCTCCCTAGTTGGTTTTGTGAGTCCCGTAGGTCGAGGCCTCTCCATTTTCCTAGGCATTGTTGGGATTATCGTTGCTATTTCGATCTTCTTTAATCCCCTATCTGCCTACTTTACAGTAGTCTTCTTGATTGGGGCTTACTTCTTATTCTCCGGTATTGCCCACATTATCCGGGCCTTATAGTATTTGATAAAGAAAAGCAATGAATTTAAAAGCGAACTTTACAATTTCAACCGGTAAAGTTCGCTTTTTTAATGGTCATAAAGATAACGATCGATAAAGTCAGTGAAGAGCTCCATATCCAGCTTTCCCTGCATCACTTGATTAATAAAAATAGCAAAAAGAAAGTCAACAACTTGGTCTGCTGAGTGTTTCTCAAAGGCCTGGTTGCGAATGTCCGGATCATCTTCTAAGCATTGGACGAGATAGCCTTTTAAATGCTTGATGTAGCGATCCATTTGGGCATTAGCTTGTCCCTTTTGTGATTGAGAAAAGACCAAGGTATGTTGGGAGAAGAAATGGGGGTACTTCTTGGCCCCCGCAGAAAATAACTGGTAAAGGGTCAAAAAGGCTTGAGATAAGGGCTGGCTGGACCGATTGAGGTGGTCAGCTTGATCAGGAATTAAAATATCCCGCCAGACTGCTGCCACAGTTTGCAACAATAAGTCATTCTTATCTTCAAAGTAGTTATATAAGACCCCTAAAGATATTTGACAGCGATTGGCTAAACGGCGCATATTGACTGCTTGGATCCCCTCTTCTTGGACCAATTGTAAGGCAACTTTTAAAATTTCTTGACTTGAACTGACTTTGCGATTAACCACAGAATGCCCCCTTCTCAAACCACTTCTCATGTTCTCTTTATTTTATCATTTAAGGCCAGCTTACTCAAAAGCAAAAAAGCTGGGATTTTCTCCCAGCTAGATTCAAAACATGAAGCAAACTTAACGCATAGTAACAAATTCTTCTGCTCCAGTTGGATGGAGGGCAATGGTTTGATCGAATTGCTTCTTCGTCGCCCCCATTGAGATAGCCACTGCAAAGCCTTGTAACATTTCATCAGCACCAAAACCAATTCCATGAAGACCAATGATTTTCTCTTCATCACCTAGGCAAACCAACTTCATATAAATACTTTCCCGGTTAGAGGTCATTCCTGAAATCATTGAGGTAAAGTTGGTGTCATAAGTGGTAATCTTTTGTCCTTCAAAAGCTTGCTTAGCAGCTTCCTCGGTGTAGCCCATGGTAATAATTGGTGGGTGGGCAAAAACAATGGAAGGCACCATATTATAGTCTAAATAGAAGGGATCCTGACCATTAAATAGATGATCTGATAGGGTCCGCCCCACCTTAATGGCTACAGGAGTTAATTCCACCTTGCCAATCACATCCCCAAAGGCATAGACCTTGTTCGCGGTCGTATTATGGTAGTCATCGACCTTGATGTAACCCTTATCGGTTAACTCGATAGAGGTGTTTTCTAAACCAAGGTTTTCTGTATTCGGTTGACGACCAATGGCATAAAGCACCCGGTCACTAAGGACTTCATCATCTTCTTTGAAAGTGGTTTTAAAGGCACCATCTGCCGTTTTCTCAATTTTGGTTACGTTATGGTTGCTGAGCACGGTAATGCCCTGATTTTTCATATTTTCCATTAAGGATTCAGTGATTTTAGGTTCATAGTGACGCAGAGGCGTTTCATGGCGAACCGCCAAGGTCACATCTACCCCAAATTCTTGCAGCATACCGGCCATTTCTACAGCAATATAACCAGCGCCCACAATTAGTAAGGAGTCTGGTAATTCCTCCCAGTTAAAGACATCGTCACTCACATCCACTAAGTCAATGCCAGGAATCCCTTCAGGTAAGGCAGGACGGCCACCGGTGAGAACACTAATATGTTCGCCGTAAAATTGTTCTCCATCCACTTCCACAATATGGTCTTCAACAAACTTGGCATAACCCTTTTTGTAGTGGGTGCCCCGACTTTCAAAGCCTTTGAAGTAAGAATTGTGGACCCGGTCAATATATTCATCCCGGTGTTTTTTCAAAGTTTGAAAATCAAAGTTCTTCAAGGGCGCATCAATGCCGTAATCAGGAGCATAGTCTCTTAGTAATTCCAGAATATGAGCCCCGTACCACATGCCTTTTTTAGGAACACAGCCTCGGTTGACACAGGTACCGCCGACTTCATCTTTTTCAATGATGAGGGTCTTAGCTCCATATTCGGCTGCCCGGTTAGCAGAAGCAATCCCAGCACTTCCCCCACCGATAACTATATAATCAAATCTTTCCATTCGTTAAAATCCTTTCCTAGAAAACGACGTTTCTCTTGAGCTTCTTTAGCGGCTTCATGGGCTTGATAGCCCCGACTTGGAATAAAGTCAATGCCTTGTTTTCTTTGCAGCTGATTTATTTTTTCGGCATCACTAATATAGACATCAGCCGTCACTTCCTCCTTAGCTGTTAAATAACAGTAGGTCAAGCTTTGACTCGCAGGCACTTCAACCTGACTACGCCCTTGGTTATCATAGGCTAGGTAGATGAGTTGGCCAGCTGGGTTATATTTGTAGGCATATACCACAATCCAATGGTTGCCATAGCTACTTTTTAGCGGTTTTTGAAGACCCACAATAAATGGCCCATAACCCTGGTCGATCAAATCTGGCAAATTAATCTCAGTCAGTAAGCCCGCCTTGACTTGATAAGGCATATTTTCACAGAACATGGATAAAGCTAGGGCGATATCCCAAATAAAACTTCCGCGATAAGGTCGCTTATCATCAACAATTTCTTTAAAACCTGCTACTAAAGTGTCCTTATCTAAGTCGACCCCGGTGTCTTTGAGCGTATGATAATGTACCAGGACACTACAGCAGTAGGATCCACAAATTCCTGGATTGCTAGAGTTCTTCCAGGAGCGATAGCGGTTAAACGCCTTGGGATCCAAGCCTTTCCAATCTGTCATTCTACTCGCCTCTTTCTATATAAGTTTATTCTAGCATGTTTATTGTCGATCTAAAACGAAAGCGCTCAATCACTTATAAATAATTTTAAAAAAATAGCTAAAGATGCTTAAAATGATTGTAATTTAAGCTGATTTAGGCTAAAGTTTAAAGGATTGATACTCTTTCTGAAAGTAGGTGACTTACTTGCTAGAAGATGGCAAAGCCTTCTTACCAGGAGCAATTCAATCCATACTGATGACCATCTTATTGGTCAGCCTGTTCTTTCCATTTTATATAACCATTGTTGTTTTTGGGGTCGTTTTTACCTTGTTGTTGGCCACCGGAATGCTCTCGGCCAAACACTGGCCAGATGACCCTTTAATCACAAGTTTATTTTCCTTCCCTTTTTATGCCTTTTTAATCTCTATTGTGCATGAAAATTGGGTGGGTGGACTGATCTCAGTTGGTTTATTAATTGCCCTTATTTATTCGATTTACTATACGAAACAGGTTCGACCAGACTATCTAACCGAAATCGTAAACATTACTTTAATTGCAAGTATTATCATTTTTATTTTTACACTCTTAGAGCACTTTGATATCATCTCAGAATGGGATTATACCTTTATCTCTCCTGCCATGAATAAGGTGCACCCTGACCGGGTAGAGGCCACATTTTTTAACCCGAATTATTTCGCTATGATGCTAGAATTCTTTATCGTTATCGCCATGTATCGAATGAAGACTACTAAGCATTTAGCTAAAAAATTGACCTGTCTCTTTTTAATTGCTTGTAATTTACTAGCCATTGTCTATACCGGCTGCCGAACCAGTGCCATCGTGATTATAGGCGCCTCTTATGTTTTCTTTTATGTGATCGGCTATAAGAAAACCGCCATCTACTCCCTACTAGGTCTCAGTATCTTAGGACTGATCGCTTGGGGGATGGGTCTTATGCCACGCTTTGACGACTTAGCTTATGCCTTTTCCGACCGCTTCGACATCTGGCAAACCGGCTGGCAGGCCTTTAAGGATAACGTCTGGTTTGGCCAAGGGCCCTTGACCTATATGCATGTATACAGTGAATACACTACTAAGTATACCCAGCATGCCCATAATATTTTCCTAGATACGCTCTTATCCTATGGTATCATCGGGTCGAGCCTCCTGGTTTATCCCCTTTACCGGCTAGGAAGGATGCTCAATGAGATGCGGCGATATTCAAGTATCCGCCCCGAACTGGCATTAATCTGTAGTTTGCTTAGTGTGGTATTAATTCACGGCCTAACCGATGTGACGATCTTTTGGATCCAAACCGCTGGCTTACTGATGGCCATTGTATTAGTCGGTCCTAACCTCCTTAAGACAGCCAAGGAAAAAGCAAATCAATTAGAAGAATAGAAAATCACTTCGATAATAAAAGTAGCTCACTCTACATTCTGTAGAATGAGCTATTTTTTATTGGCTTAAAAAAAGCACCCCGCTAAGCGAGGTGCTGGAAGAGAAGCTAATCAGTGAAGATTAGTCTTCTTTTTTCTTTTTACCTAAAGCAAGGATGGAACCAGTTCCGATCAGAGCTAGAGCTAATGAGCTTGCTAACCCTGCAACTGCGCCGGTTTGAGGCAGTTGGGTATGCACTTGGGCAGGCGCTGCTTGAGTCTTGCTCTTATCTTCCTTTGCAGGAGTTTGAGTCTTAACTGAAACAGTCTTATCGTCTGCTTTAACAGGGTCGTCATTGGATTCTGGCTCTGGATCAGGTTTTACTTCATCTTCAACTTCAGGTTGTTCTTCTGGCTGTGGTTCAGGTTGAGGTTGAGGTGTTGGTACTGGTGTCACACCACTGCCGTCTTTTTCCTCTACTGTAACCGTAACAATTACCGTTTCACTTGAACCATCAGGATAGGTGACGGTGACAGATTTTTCAATCTTATCGCCTGGTTTGGCGTCAGCTGGAACGTCGATAACGACCGCGCCAGTTTCAGGATCAACGCTGATGCCGGTTTCGCCAGCGCCGGGTTGGAAGCTGGTGCCAGCTGGTGGGTTGACCACTTTGCCGTCTTCGTCTCTAAAGATAGGTTCGCCGACTTCAACCTTGTCGCCTGGTTGACCGGAACCTGGTTTATATTCAGGCTCGTAGATATCCTTGTCTTGTTTGACACTTGGACGGCCGGTCGTCGTCACAGTGGTCTTCACAGGGTCGCCGGTCCGAGTTTCGACAGTGCCATCTGGATTGGTATAGTCCTTAGATGGAATGATTGTGATCGTGTCACCATTTCCTTGACGAGGCACTTCGATGGTAAAGTCGCCATTATCGTCAGAGGTGCCGGTGCCAATGGTGTTACCGTCCTTGTCTTTGACTTCAATGGTCGTATTTGGAACGGTGGTCTTACCGGTGACAGTGGTTTTGTCTGAGCCAGGCTCGTTCTTAGCCCCTGGATTGGTAATTTGTGGGGTTTCCTTAACGACCGTTTCAGCGCCACCTTGAGGATTGCCATTGTCGTCTGTGACAGGCTTGAAGTTGCCTTGGTCATCCTTCTTACCAGGAACAATACTAATCTTGTCACCAGGATTTTGTTTTGGTACATCGATCTTAATATTACCTTGGTCGTCAGAAGTACCGGTACCGATGGTGTTACCATCCTTGTCCTTGACTTCTACATCAGTGTTTGGCGTAGTTTTACCAGTCACTGTAGTGGTGTCTTGGCCAGGTTGGTTTTCAGCACCTGGTTCGGTAACACGTGGGAAGCTGTCTTCATTTTTCGGATCGGTACCGCGGTCTTTTTCCTCTTTATCAGTCCAGCCGTCGTTGTCATCGTCCTTGTCGCCTTGGTCGATGCCTGGAACATTTGGATTGTTTGGATCCTCTGGCATGCCCGTATCCTTGTCAGGTTGGCCATCCTTATCGGTGTCGCGGTAAACGGTGATGGTTGATTCAGCGGTCACAGGGTTACCGTCTGTATCAGTGACAGGCTTGCCGTCCTTATCTAGGACAGAAACTTCAACGGTAATGGTCCGGGTTTCTTCTTCAGGCGCCCAGTCAGTAATTTGTGGTTGACCGGTCACTGGACCAGTTTCTGGGTCCACGGTTAGACCTGGATAAGTGTCTTTGCCATCGATGGTCACTTTAACGCTTCCACCTTCTGGGACATTGTCCGCTTGTGGGGTCACTGGGGTAATGTCCTTACCTTCCAGAGCGTTTTGTGATTTTGGTGTGACTTCGACACTGACTACAGCTGGAGCGTCTTCAGTAACGGTGGTTTCCACAGGGTCGCCGGTCCGTGTTTCTGTTGAGCCGTCTGGGTTGGTGTAGTCCTTAGATGGGATGACAGAAACCTTGTCGCCTGGGTTTTGACGAGGGACGTCGATAGTAAAGTCGCCGTTTTCATCAGAGGTACCGGTGCCGATAGTATTGCCGTCCTTGTCTTTAACTTCAACGGTGGAATTTGGAACAGTGGTCTTACCGGTCACCTTAGTTTGGTCTGAATCGGGATCGTTCTTAGCCCCTGGATTGGTGATTTGTGGAGTTTCCTTGACTACCGTTTCAGCGCCACCTTGAGGCTTACCTTGGTCGTCAGTAACTGGCTTAAAGTTGCCTTGGTCATCTTTCTTACCAGGATTGATGGTTACTTTATCGCCTGGATTTTGCTTAGGTACATCAATTTTGACATTACCTTGGTCGTCAGAAGTACCAGTACCGATGGTGTTGCCGTCCTTATCCTTAACTTCCACATCGGTGTTTGGCGTAGTCTTGCCGGTAACCGTGGTGGTGTCCTTGCCGGGTTCATTTTCAGCGCCGGGTTCGGTCACTTGAGGGAAGTCAGTTTCATCTTTTGGATCGGTGCCGCGATCTTTTTCATCTTGGTCGGTCCAGCCATCGTTGTCATCGTCCTTGTCGCCTTGGTTGATGCCTGGGACACTAGGATTGTTTGGATCTTGAGGCATACCCGTATCCTTGTCAGGTTGGCCATCCTTGTCGGTGTCGCGGTAAATGGTGATGGTCGATTCAGCCTTAACTGGATTACCATCGCCATCACGAACTGGATTGCCATCCTTGTCTTGGACTTCAGCAGTTACCGTAATGGTCCGAGTTTCTTCTTCAGGCGCCCAGTCGGTGATTTCCGGTTGGCCGGTCACTTGGCCGGATTCTGGATCAACGGTCAGACCTGGATAAGTGTCTTGTCCATCGATGGTCACTTTAACGCTTCCGCCTTCTGGAACATTGTCCGCTTGCGGCGTCACTGGGGTAATGTCCTTACCTTCCAGAGCGTTTTGTGATTTAGGCGTCACTTCCACGCTGGATTCCGCTGGTGTTTCAGCAGGATTTGGATTGGTTACGGTCACTTTGACAGTCCGTTGGATAGCCTCATCAGTTGGTTGACCTTGATCATCTTTTTGTCCAGTACCAGTTGAGGTGATTTCAACAGGAATTTCAACGACTTTTTCGCTTTCACCTGGTTGGAAGTCCACGTTTGGTGTACCAACTAAATTACCGTTCTCGTCAACTGACAGGCCATCAACTGGGGCTGGTGTGTTCACCTTAGCGCCTGGTTTGTTAGGTGTTACCACCTTAGTATTGGCAGGCACTTCTTGACCGTTAGTTGCGGTGGTATCAGTGGTTTTAGCATCGAGGCCATCCCATACTTTCGATGCATCGTCGTCCTTATCTGGAATGCCGTCGTTGTCATCATCTTCATCGTTTTGGTCTGCTTGACCGTCACCGTCTGTGTCGCGAAGAACCGTCACCTTGATTGGCTCAGTCGCTTCATTGCCGGCTGGATCTGTCGCCTTCACGGTTGCTGGGAAGTCGCGGGACTCATCTTGGTCATCCGCCCATTGCACCGTACCCGCTGGAACCGTCCCTTCGATCTGCTTGGTCTCAGGGTTGTAAGTCAATCCGTCAGGTAGGCCGTCAACTGTTACCGTCGCTTCTGGGTCATCGGTGGTTACAGAAACCGGATCGATTGCTTGCCCTTCTGTCGCTTGGATATCCTTAGCGGAAACGGTGATGGTTGGGGCGGTGGTGTCGGCTGGAGTGACTGGTGTTGCACTGGCGACAAAACCCTTAGGTCCAGTAATGACTTGGCTTGGGTCTTCATTCCATTGAGGGTTTTCATAATTTTCCTCTGCGCTTAGGCTTGGAATATGGTCTGGCGAAAGCTTGGCTTGGTCTTTGACATCGTAAGCTTTCTTACCAAAGTCAACCACACCCTCAGCTGGGGTTAGAGTCACCCGGTGGTAGCCATCCGGCGTTGCTTCATCTTCCTTACCTGTCCGGTCGATCACATCTGGTGCCGATACCTTAACAGGAGCTGTGACTTGGTCTTGTGAGCCATCTTCATAAGTCACAGTGACAGGCACTTCAATAGTTTCCCCTGGTGTCTTAGAAGTTTCAGAAGCTGGGATGGTGATGGCACCGGTATTTGGATCGATGGATGCACCACGAGTTGGTGTGGTGATAGCGAAAGCAGGTTGAGCGGGGTCTTTAGATAGAGGTACTTCGCTAGTTTCTACTGGCGCTTCTGTTCCGTCATCAGCCAATTTCACAAAGCTTGGGGCGTCAACCTTAGCTTCTTTGCCAAAGTCAACAGCTGTTTCTTTATAGATTGGTTGGTGCAAGTTAGCGTCCTTGTATTTCACAATAAAGGAATCCGCAGCTAATTGGTTGCCACCTGACTCGAAAACTGCCCGGATGATTTCCCCATCTCGCAGCTTCAATTGCTGAGCTTCTTCGATGGTCTTAGGCAAGTCGTAGGTATCGTCGGTGCCAGCCACTAATTGACTGACAGGTGTTTCTTTGAGGACGTCACCTTCTTCGTTATACCAAACAATCTTGTTGTTGAAGCCAGCTGGTGGTAATTGGGCCCCACGCAAGTCAGCTTTAGCGGTATCATTCAAGCCGGCTGGTTTATCGGTATCGTTGAAGTTGGTGATTTCGAGGTCAATCACGACATTGGGTACCACTGCATGGTTGACATTGTACCAACCATATGGGCCACGGATATAACCTGCTGTCTCAGATCCAGGAACAGCTTGAGGGACAAAACTTTGATTCTCAGCTGGACTTCTGAAGACTGGCGTTGTGAAGCCATTATAGGCATTCACCAAGTTGCCATCCCGGTCAAAGATCTGCATATACATGTATTCGGTGTTATTTTCATCCATTTTTTTGTTGTCAAATCGGATGGAATAACGGCCATCTTCATTGGTATAAGCATACTTGGTTTCTTGAATGGCGTCGGGATTATTTAACAAGAAGTCTTTGGCTGCTTTAGCTCGTTGGTTTTGTGGTAAAGAGTTAACGGCTGATTCATAAGCGGCAGAGCCTTCCTTAGACAAGTAGGAAGCGACCACCTTGTAGCCAGCCGCTTCAACATCCCGACTATTTTTATTCGGACCGGTTGCACTATTGGCCTTGTCGCCAGCACCCGTTTCTAGCCAAACCCGACCAGACACACTATTGTTGCTGCGACCAAGAACAGCTGGGTTATTGATTGGGCCTTCTGGATCTTCTACCCATTCACTTTCAGGCCGGTGCATGTAAGCCCCGCCCTGTTCAATCATATAGATCCCAGTCCGCTGCATGTTGGTGCCGAGTAGTGGGAACTGACCTAGGTTACTATTAGTCGCTGAACCGACAAAGGATCCTGGGAAGAAGCCCCCTGCTTGACGGAACATGGTCACCCGGTTGCCGGTATCTGGATCGAAATAGTCTGGAATCCATAAGCGATAATATTGGGCACCCTTAGCGGAATATTTATGTTCCACTCCATTGGCGTCAATCCAGGCATCTCTTAAGTCAAAAGCATAAGCCCCTGGCCCTGCTTGGCTCCCATCAACTTGTGATAATTGATTGGTCGTTTGAGCACGGTAAAGTGGGGAAACTGCACCATCCGTATCGATCCACTGCATGTAAACATCGGTACCTTCTGCAACGGGTGTCAACCCATTGGCCATGGTCGATGGCAGCCCTTTGTCGGCAATCCAAGCACGACCTGACAGGGTATTGGCAGCGTTAGACATATCGGTCCCGGATTTGATGTAACCGTTAGCGATAGCGTCCGCATCAATGGCATCAACTTTCTTTTGATTGTTGCTAGCTTCTTCGCCCGGCTGGTTTTCAGCTGGGGTCTCTGTTTCGCTTGGTTCAGCAGCATAAGTTACAGGTGAAACTTTTTCCTCTTCCTTATCAGCATCAACCGGTTGATCGGCGGCTTCTTCTTCAGACGCATTTTCTGCAGGCGCTTCTTCAGAAACTGCTGGACCTTCTTCTGATTCTGCTGGTGTTTCAGCCAGAGTTTCCTCTTCAACAGCTGGCGCTTCAACGACAGGCGCATCTTCTGTTAGGGGAGCTGCTTCCTCTACAGAACTTTCGCTCGCTTCTGCTGGTGTTGATACTTCTTCACTTGTATTTACTTCTTCAGTTGCTGCTTGAACAACTGCTGCATCACCCGCGAACAAGAGGCCTGCTGCCACAGCGACAGACGCCACGCCTACACTTAAGCGTTTAATGGAGTAGCGATAGAACTTATTGCCCTGCTTCTCCTTTTTCACTTGGTAGTTATTTTTTCCAACCATATGTGTCCTCCTTATACTCGTACATATTTGTTTTTTATAAATAAGAACTTTGTAAAGATATAGTACCTAAAAAAAAAAAAAAACACAATGTATATAAATTTTTAAAAGAGATAATTTATTATTTTATCTATTTATATATCCATAACCTCCCTTTATAGATGTTTATAAATAGGTCATATTTATTTGTAAAATACATATTTGTTTTAAACTATATTTAAAATACCATTTGAGTTATCCCCTTTAATTTACAGTATAATAATTAACTTTAAAAAAACAAATCTTACTTTGTCTTTTATTTGGAAATATAATCTATAATTTAGCTTCTAAGCCCTGTCACGAAGGCCTTCCTGTCCATTTAAATTTATAAAAATTTACACAGAAAAGAACATTATTTTGTTCTATATGAGAACAATATTGTTTATTTTATAGTTCTTATTTTACATTTTAAAAAAGCTATACGTTAACCTAATTCGATCAGTCAATTAACAAAATAAAAAAGCTCCCATACATTTTTGTATGAGAGCTTAAAAATCTATAGGGTTAAATTAACCATTTAGTCCTACTTTTTGCGTTTGCCTACAGCAAGAATACTACCTGCTCCGATAAGCACAAGGGCTAATGAGCTTGCTAGACCAGCAACTGCACCTGTTTGAGGGAGTTGAGAGTGAACTTTAGCAGTGCTTACTTTAGCCTCTGAAGATTGACCGACTTCATTATCCTTAACAACATGAGATGTTTTTGAAGGAGTAGTTTGAGAAGCCTTTGTATTTTCAACATTTTCTCCTAGTTTGGAAGGGTCGTCCTCTTCATGATGATTTACTGGAACAACTGGATTGGAAGCTGGTTCAGTTTCATGGTCTTCCTCATCATTGTCATCCTTAATGCCAGTATCCTTATCTGGATCAGTAATAATATTTCCAGTATTTTGGTTATCACCGCTTGTTTCATCTAGAACATGAGAAGTATCCTCATTGTCTGTTGGTTCATCCGCTGGTGTGTCTTCAGATTTATTATCATCACGACCTGCTTCATGTCCAATGACTTGAACTGGAATAGTAGCTTTGCCTCTTGGCAGGTCTTCGTCTTCGATAACTATTCTGATTGGACCATCAACATCTGTTCCTGGGGTAACTTCAATTTCACCAGTTTCTGGATTGATTTCGGCAGGAACTTCCTTACCGTCTTCATCAGTCGCCGTTACAGTTGTGGTGTCATCTGGATTGGTTACTGTGATACCAGTGCCTTGTTTTTCATCACTTGGATGTACTGGTTTAACAGCGCCTCCAATTTCGGTCTTAGGTGCATTATCATCGCGGCCTGCTTCATGCCCAATAACTGGAACTGTTACTTCTTGTTTACCTTCTGGCAATTCAGGATCTTCTATAGTAATGGTGATTGGGCCGTCAACATCTGTCCCTGGGGTAACTTTAACATCACCAAAGCGGCCATCTGTTACGACTTCTACTGGCACATCTTTACCGTCTTCGTCCTTAGCAGAAACTT
This genomic interval carries:
- a CDS encoding Ig-like domain-containing protein; translation: MVGKNNYQVKKEKQGNKFYRYSIKRLSVGVASVAVAAGLLFAGDAAVVQAATEEVNTSEEVSTPAEASESSVEEAAPLTEDAPVVEAPAVEEETLAETPAESEEGPAVSEEAPAENASEEEAADQPVDADKEEEKVSPVTYAAEPSETETPAENQPGEEASNNQKKVDAIDADAIANGYIKSGTDMSNAANTLSGRAWIADKGLPSTMANGLTPVAEGTDVYMQWIDTDGAVSPLYRAQTTNQLSQVDGSQAGPGAYAFDLRDAWIDANGVEHKYSAKGAQYYRLWIPDYFDPDTGNRVTMFRQAGGFFPGSFVGSATNSNLGQFPLLGTNMQRTGIYMIEQGGAYMHRPESEWVEDPEGPINNPAVLGRSNNSVSGRVWLETGAGDKANSATGPNKNSRDVEAAGYKVVASYLSKEGSAAYESAVNSLPQNQRAKAAKDFLLNNPDAIQETKYAYTNEDGRYSIRFDNKKMDENNTEYMYMQIFDRDGNLVNAYNGFTTPVFRSPAENQSFVPQAVPGSETAGYIRGPYGWYNVNHAVVPNVVIDLEITNFNDTDKPAGLNDTAKADLRGAQLPPAGFNNKIVWYNEEGDVLKETPVSQLVAGTDDTYDLPKTIEEAQQLKLRDGEIIRAVFESGGNQLAADSFIVKYKDANLHQPIYKETAVDFGKEAKVDAPSFVKLADDGTEAPVETSEVPLSKDPAQPAFAITTPTRGASIDPNTGAITIPASETSKTPGETIEVPVTVTYEDGSQDQVTAPVKVSAPDVIDRTGKEDEATPDGYHRVTLTPAEGVVDFGKKAYDVKDQAKLSPDHIPSLSAEENYENPQWNEDPSQVITGPKGFVASATPVTPADTTAPTITVSAKDIQATEGQAIDPVSVTTDDPEATVTVDGLPDGLTYNPETKQIEGTVPAGTVQWADDQDESRDFPATVKATDPAGNEATEPIKVTVLRDTDGDGQADQNDEDDDNDGIPDKDDDASKVWDGLDAKTTDTTATNGQEVPANTKVVTPNKPGAKVNTPAPVDGLSVDENGNLVGTPNVDFQPGESEKVVEIPVEITSTGTGQKDDQGQPTDEAIQRTVKVTVTNPNPAETPAESSVEVTPKSQNALEGKDITPVTPQADNVPEGGSVKVTIDGQDTYPGLTVDPESGQVTGQPEITDWAPEEETRTITVTAEVQDKDGNPVRDGDGNPVKAESTITIYRDTDKDGQPDKDTGMPQDPNNPSVPGINQGDKDDDNDGWTDQDEKDRGTDPKDETDFPQVTEPGAENEPGKDTTTVTGKTTPNTDVEVKDKDGNTIGTGTSDDQGNVKIDVPKQNPGDKVTINPGKKDDQGNFKPVTDDQGKPQGGAETVVKETPQITNPGAKNDPDSDQTKVTGKTTVPNSTVEVKDKDGNTIGTGTSDENGDFTIDVPRQNPGDKVSVIPSKDYTNPDGSTETRTGDPVETTVTEDAPAVVSVEVTPKSQNALEGKDITPVTPQADNVPEGGSVKVTIDGKDTYPGLTVDPETGPVTGQPQITDWAPEEETRTITVEVSVLDKDGKPVTDTDGNPVTAESTITVYRDTDKDGQPDKDTGMPEDPNNPNVPGIDQGDKDDDNDGWTDKEEKDRGTDPKNEDSFPRVTEPGAENQPGQDTTTVTGKTTPNTDVEVKDKDGNTIGTGTSDDQGNIKIDVPKQNPGDKISIVPGKKDDQGNFKPVTDDNGNPQGGAETVVKETPQITNPGAKNEPGSDKTTVTGKTTVPNTTIEVKDKDGNTIGTGTSDDNGDFTIEVPRQGNGDTITIIPSKDYTNPDGTVETRTGDPVKTTVTTTGRPSVKQDKDIYEPEYKPGSGQPGDKVEVGEPIFRDEDGKVVNPPAGTSFQPGAGETGISVDPETGAVVIDVPADAKPGDKIEKSVTVTYPDGSSETVIVTVTVEEKDGSGVTPVPTPQPQPEPQPEEQPEVEDEVKPDPEPESNDDPVKADDKTVSVKTQTPAKEDKSKTQAAPAQVHTQLPQTGAVAGLASSLALALIGTGSILALGKKKKED